A DNA window from Roseofilum capinflatum BLCC-M114 contains the following coding sequences:
- a CDS encoding YbjN domain-containing protein, whose protein sequence is MIVVGDRPFIFQTPNELLEMQLKGVNLLQADGVPIGCELHIQISPEQHDRIEKEALFSLQPEFRTMFSNGEFRPDRPIYTVLLLTPEHLEALEPFSEAETVAEFLLAEPLTSPLRHTDNWMLLWTSQQHSEGATGYRTLWNYWDSLTLAESETPESELVESLTRFMAESTVTQNLAEALNLPEREAIATTQNLSYALLQSIPGLLRQDEDSTQHLSGAIARVFETALNEQLDNLSDTLTDVIEDSEEVAEELDEWLTVSRDTPLFDCVIDFFESENWPYERVEGELMVRSLFESEAGTWLCLAEVKEDTNQFIFYAIATVSIPESERPNLAKLFMNLNYSQLTLGNFELDFEDGEFRYRTGLDCTGIQPDIGLIQTAIERSLSTLEHFFPIILQAI, encoded by the coding sequence GTGATAGTTGTTGGCGATCGCCCCTTCATTTTCCAAACGCCTAACGAACTGTTGGAGATGCAGTTAAAAGGAGTTAATCTTCTGCAAGCTGATGGAGTTCCGATTGGGTGTGAGTTGCATATACAGATTAGCCCGGAACAGCACGATCGCATCGAAAAGGAAGCTCTCTTTAGTCTGCAACCGGAGTTTCGCACGATGTTCTCTAATGGAGAATTTCGTCCGGATCGTCCCATTTATACGGTGCTGCTCCTGACTCCAGAACATCTAGAAGCCTTAGAACCTTTTAGTGAAGCGGAAACGGTTGCAGAGTTTCTGTTGGCAGAACCTTTAACCTCACCCCTTCGCCATACAGACAACTGGATGCTCCTGTGGACATCTCAGCAGCATTCAGAAGGAGCAACGGGATATCGCACTCTGTGGAATTATTGGGATAGCCTGACTCTGGCAGAAAGTGAGACTCCCGAATCGGAATTGGTGGAAAGCCTGACTCGCTTCATGGCAGAATCTACGGTGACTCAAAATCTGGCAGAGGCTCTCAATTTACCCGAACGGGAAGCGATCGCCACCACCCAAAACCTCAGTTATGCTTTATTACAATCGATTCCAGGCTTATTGCGCCAAGATGAAGACAGTACACAACACCTGAGTGGGGCGATCGCCAGAGTCTTTGAAACCGCTCTTAATGAGCAACTCGACAACCTTTCAGACACTCTGACGGATGTCATTGAGGACTCAGAAGAGGTAGCCGAAGAACTCGATGAATGGCTGACGGTTTCTAGGGACACTCCCCTATTTGACTGTGTAATTGACTTTTTCGAGTCCGAAAACTGGCCCTATGAACGGGTTGAAGGGGAATTGATGGTGCGATCGCTCTTTGAAAGCGAGGCAGGGACTTGGTTGTGTTTAGCCGAAGTTAAAGAAGATACAAATCAGTTTATCTTTTATGCGATCGCCACAGTTTCCATACCTGAATCTGAGCGCCCCAATTTGGCTAAACTCTTCATGAATCTCAACTACTCCCAACTCACCCTAGGCAACTTCGAGCTAGACTTTGAAGATGGGGAATTTCGCTACCGCACCGGCCTAGATTGCACGGGAATTCAACCGGATATTGGCTTAATTCAAACTGCGATCGAGCGATCGCTTTCCACCCTAGAACACTTTTTCCCCATAATTCTACAAGCTATATAG
- a CDS encoding DUF4157 domain-containing protein: protein MGFSTMRSYIRRKKTAQQSSAPQKSSSRFAPKVLPAVQRKQSKEKTLPPFKPANNYNYTSLHEMYGHPAPVQAKLTIGEPGDVHEQQADAVASQVVQQIHQPEPAASAGVQTKEEDGSMGIPEQLGIQRTEEEDVDMKPLDSAVQREEEEDVDMKPLDSAVQREEEEDVDMKPLDSAVQREEEEDVDMKPKPGLQRDGLGGGSATPEFEGELKQAKGGGKPLDPTLQTKMGEAMGADFSGVKVHTDPKSHSLSQSIQAKAFTTGQDVFFNEGQYKPSSPQGQELIAHELTHVVQQKGASVQRKKKR, encoded by the coding sequence ATGGGTTTCTCCACCATGCGCTCCTACATCCGTCGCAAAAAAACCGCCCAACAGAGTTCTGCTCCTCAGAAGTCCTCTAGTCGGTTCGCCCCTAAAGTGCTTCCTGCCGTACAGCGCAAGCAGAGCAAAGAGAAAACTCTGCCACCATTTAAGCCAGCCAACAACTATAACTATACCAGTCTCCATGAAATGTACGGCCATCCCGCCCCCGTGCAAGCCAAACTCACCATTGGCGAACCGGGAGATGTTCACGAACAACAAGCGGATGCAGTAGCGAGTCAGGTGGTTCAACAAATTCATCAACCCGAACCTGCTGCAAGTGCAGGGGTACAGACGAAAGAAGAAGATGGGAGCATGGGAATACCCGAACAATTGGGTATTCAGCGCACTGAGGAAGAGGATGTGGATATGAAACCCCTCGACTCAGCAGTGCAACGGGAGGAGGAAGAGGATGTGGATATGAAACCCCTCGACTCGGCAGTGCAACGGGAGGAGGAAGAGGATGTGGATATGAAGCCCCTCGACTCGGCAGTGCAACGGGAGGAGGAAGAGGATGTGGATATGAAGCCTAAACCGGGACTGCAACGAGATGGGTTAGGAGGAGGCAGCGCTACCCCAGAGTTTGAAGGAGAACTCAAACAAGCCAAAGGAGGGGGAAAACCCTTAGATCCTACCCTGCAAACGAAAATGGGAGAAGCCATGGGAGCCGATTTTAGTGGGGTAAAGGTGCATACCGATCCGAAATCTCACAGTTTGAGTCAATCGATACAAGCGAAAGCCTTTACTACGGGGCAAGATGTGTTTTTCAATGAAGGACAATATAAACCCTCAAGTCCGCAAGGTCAGGAGTTAATTGCCCATGAGCTAACCCATGTGGTGCAGCAGAAGGGAGCCAGCGTGCAGCGTAAAAAAAAACGTTAA
- a CDS encoding ATP-binding protein produces MNAPPSNVNPQWYYQSLQYLTRCIGQIHQVLDRHITQLQNPDQALPDTPLIYLDAPPSDLEEPLPAFEQLSQVFHLSPFERKVLLLCVARTLHPQVPALCGHAQGDANLTYPTFQLAIALFPDFHWEALHPQRPLRLWNLLNLAENEDLTHTKLEIDESILHYLLGQVYQDQDLAPLLEPLTPPTPSLSASHEKIVELGISALLTSHPVQLCGWNVEDKRAICQHIGEYFQMPVQVLSSRHLPSDPKELKHLVFRWRRVMLLSPTLLLLEYEPTQGTELVQQAILTDFIRDLKTPVMISTSIRFSSAHLPLLTFDVPKLSYYEQLNLWQTHLGEATEELNGHLEVITSQFNLPSTTIKAACSTLEIEPKEGDSIGDRLWQFCRLQARPRLEDLAVRIETKATWDDLILPRQHKQTLYQMVAHLRQRVRVYEDWGFAGNERRGLGISALFSGQSGTGKTLAAGIIARELKLDLYRIDLSSVVSKYIGETEKNLKQVFQAAETGGAILLFDEADALFGKRSEVQDSRDRYANMEVSYLLQSIEAYQGLCVLTTNLKGAIDQAFLRRIRFIVQFPFPDRDSREAIWKRIFPTKTPTEGLDSRKLSNLNVAGGNIRNIALNAAFLAADAGEPVSMKHLYEATKSEYIKLERLLTEKETKGWNN; encoded by the coding sequence ATGAATGCCCCTCCCTCCAACGTTAACCCCCAATGGTATTATCAGAGTCTGCAATATTTGACTCGGTGTATTGGGCAAATTCATCAAGTTCTCGATCGCCACATTACTCAACTGCAAAATCCGGATCAGGCTCTTCCCGATACTCCCCTGATTTATCTTGATGCTCCCCCTTCAGATCTAGAGGAACCGCTTCCCGCTTTCGAGCAGTTAAGCCAAGTCTTCCACCTCTCTCCCTTCGAGCGCAAGGTGCTGTTGCTCTGCGTGGCTCGGACGCTCCATCCCCAGGTTCCAGCCCTTTGCGGCCATGCTCAGGGAGATGCTAATTTAACTTATCCTACGTTTCAGTTGGCGATCGCCCTTTTTCCCGATTTCCATTGGGAAGCTCTTCATCCCCAAAGACCGCTACGATTATGGAACTTGCTGAATTTAGCCGAAAATGAAGATCTGACCCATACGAAACTGGAGATTGATGAGAGTATTTTACATTATTTATTGGGTCAGGTTTATCAAGATCAAGACTTAGCCCCATTGCTCGAACCTCTTACACCTCCAACGCCCTCTTTATCCGCCTCTCATGAAAAAATTGTCGAGTTAGGAATTTCCGCTTTATTAACCTCTCATCCCGTGCAACTGTGCGGATGGAATGTAGAGGATAAACGGGCAATCTGCCAACACATTGGCGAGTATTTTCAAATGCCGGTACAAGTGCTATCCAGTCGCCATTTACCCAGCGATCCGAAGGAGTTAAAACATCTGGTATTTCGCTGGCGACGGGTGATGCTATTGTCTCCTACTTTGCTGCTGTTGGAATATGAGCCAACTCAAGGCACAGAACTGGTACAGCAGGCAATTTTAACCGATTTTATCCGAGACTTAAAAACGCCGGTGATGATCTCGACTTCGATCCGGTTTTCTTCTGCTCATCTTCCTCTGCTGACGTTTGATGTGCCGAAGCTTTCCTATTATGAACAATTGAATCTGTGGCAAACCCATTTAGGAGAAGCGACGGAGGAATTGAACGGCCATTTAGAGGTGATTACTTCCCAGTTTAATTTACCCTCAACCACGATTAAGGCGGCTTGTTCGACGTTAGAAATCGAACCTAAAGAAGGGGATTCTATCGGCGATCGCCTCTGGCAGTTTTGCCGCCTACAAGCTCGCCCCCGCTTAGAAGATCTCGCTGTTCGTATTGAAACTAAGGCAACTTGGGATGATTTAATTTTACCCCGGCAACATAAACAAACTTTGTATCAAATGGTGGCTCATTTACGACAGAGGGTGCGCGTCTATGAAGATTGGGGCTTTGCCGGGAATGAGCGCCGTGGTTTGGGCATTAGCGCCCTCTTCTCCGGACAAAGTGGCACGGGAAAGACCTTGGCGGCGGGAATTATCGCCCGCGAATTGAAGTTAGATTTATATCGCATCGATCTAAGTTCTGTAGTCAGTAAATATATTGGCGAGACTGAGAAAAACTTAAAACAAGTCTTTCAAGCTGCCGAAACCGGGGGCGCAATTCTGCTCTTTGATGAAGCCGATGCTCTCTTTGGTAAGCGCTCCGAAGTGCAGGATAGCCGCGATCGCTACGCCAACATGGAAGTAAGTTATTTACTGCAAAGCATCGAAGCCTACCAGGGATTATGCGTACTGACGACCAACCTAAAAGGGGCGATCGATCAAGCCTTTCTGCGCCGCATCCGTTTTATTGTTCAATTTCCTTTCCCAGATCGGGATAGCCGCGAAGCCATTTGGAAGCGAATTTTCCCCACTAAAACTCCTACAGAGGGTTTAGATTCCCGCAAACTGTCTAACCTAAACGTGGCTGGAGGAAACATCCGTAATATTGCCCTCAACGCCGCATTTTTAGCCGCCGATGCCGGCGAACCCGTGAGCATGAAACACCTGTACGAAGCGACGAAGAGTGAATATATTAAACTAGAGCGCTTGTTAACGGAAAAAGAAACTAAAGGATGGAACAATTAA